A region of Bifidobacterium adolescentis ATCC 15703 DNA encodes the following proteins:
- a CDS encoding fluoride efflux transporter FluC produces MNNAVIAVSVCLCGGLGAAARYVCDSVIKASWHKAFPLSTFVINSIAGFLAGVIAGLYSRRFLSDPAHVMLATGFLGGFSTFSTMMNESVTLLRGGRITVFVGYVLTSVVVPVMAAALGYCLVV; encoded by the coding sequence ATGAATAATGCGGTCATCGCCGTATCGGTGTGCCTGTGTGGTGGTCTCGGCGCCGCCGCAAGGTATGTTTGTGATTCCGTTATCAAAGCTTCTTGGCATAAGGCATTTCCTTTGTCGACCTTTGTGATCAACAGTATTGCCGGATTCCTGGCAGGCGTGATTGCAGGTCTGTACTCACGCCGGTTTCTGTCGGATCCCGCGCATGTGATGTTGGCGACCGGCTTCCTTGGTGGATTCTCCACATTCTCCACCATGATGAACGAATCCGTGACGTTGTTGCGCGGTGGGCGGATCACCGTGTTCGTGGGATATGTGCTGACGTCGGTGGTGGTTCCTGTGATGGCCGCGGCATTGGGATATTGCCTTGTCGTCTGA
- a CDS encoding MptD family putative ECF transporter S component — MTQQGMSTKSRHLTIPDLITIGVFTALYFVLVAVATLFSSVALMGFGMILLPAVAALICGCVYMLLVAKVGKFGAISVMGIVVGLFLFVSGHFILSLAASIVFPVIADAIARAGDYRSKTGILASYVVFCYGLTGPILPLWFMKDAYVASLQARGKDSSYIDGVFAHVNTGTFFIAMIAVLVCALLGGWFGQRMLKKHFAKTGII, encoded by the coding sequence ATGACGCAGCAGGGCATGTCGACCAAGTCGAGGCATCTGACCATTCCCGATCTCATCACGATAGGTGTGTTCACTGCCTTGTATTTCGTGCTGGTCGCCGTGGCCACGCTGTTCAGTTCCGTGGCTTTGATGGGATTCGGCATGATTCTTCTGCCTGCGGTCGCCGCATTGATCTGTGGTTGCGTATATATGCTCCTGGTTGCCAAGGTCGGAAAATTCGGCGCGATTAGCGTGATGGGCATCGTCGTCGGATTGTTCTTGTTCGTATCCGGACATTTCATCCTTTCCCTTGCTGCGAGCATCGTGTTTCCGGTCATCGCTGATGCCATCGCTCGCGCCGGGGACTATCGGAGCAAGACAGGTATCCTGGCGAGTTATGTCGTGTTCTGCTATGGGCTGACCGGTCCGATTCTGCCGTTGTGGTTCATGAAGGATGCCTATGTGGCCAGTCTGCAGGCCCGTGGCAAGGACTCGTCCTATATCGATGGTGTGTTCGCACATGTCAATACCGGCACGTTTTTCATTGCCATGATAGCGGTACTGGTATGTGCGTTGCTCGGAGGCTGGTTTGGGCAGCGTATGCTGAAGAAGCATTTTGCGAAGACCGGCATCATCTGA
- a CDS encoding energy-coupling factor transporter transmembrane component T translates to MALANLLLFFHVDVVVESLTVLLLLLPLLGAGRWAAAVRFGCIYVLLLVGTWASTLDDGGSWLHMLGLLCVGIRMMMPCLIAGIYAFTTTTASQFVCALRRMRIPETIVIPCVVCIRFFPTIHDDYHQIRDAMALRGIAQGTFALLRHPAQSLEYILMPLLMNATGVAQDLSVAALTKGIGIRGPHTCHTEIRMHGIDWAWMVICTVPLALGIGGAW, encoded by the coding sequence GTGGCATTGGCCAACCTGTTGCTGTTCTTCCATGTCGACGTGGTTGTGGAGTCGCTTACAGTATTGCTGCTTCTTCTGCCACTGCTCGGCGCGGGACGATGGGCGGCTGCGGTACGCTTCGGTTGCATCTATGTATTGCTACTGGTGGGGACTTGGGCATCGACGCTTGACGATGGCGGCAGCTGGTTGCATATGCTTGGTTTGCTTTGTGTCGGCATCCGGATGATGATGCCTTGTCTGATTGCCGGCATATACGCATTCACCACGACTACGGCCAGTCAATTCGTGTGTGCCCTGCGGCGCATGCGCATTCCGGAGACGATTGTGATTCCATGTGTGGTGTGCATCCGGTTCTTCCCGACAATCCATGACGATTACCATCAGATTCGTGACGCGATGGCATTACGTGGCATCGCCCAGGGGACATTCGCCCTGCTCCGTCATCCGGCTCAGTCTTTGGAATACATCCTGATGCCGTTGTTGATGAACGCTACGGGGGTCGCCCAGGATTTGTCCGTAGCCGCACTGACCAAAGGAATCGGCATTCGCGGGCCTCATACATGTCATACCGAAATCCGCATGCATGGCATTGATTGGGCATGGATGGTCATCTGCACGGTTCCTCTGGCATTGGGCATTGGAGGAGCATGGTGA
- a CDS encoding ABC transporter ATP-binding protein, whose protein sequence is MVSIGSDINRIVAWTQRCSFAYHADEAAEVDALNDISCAIPQGEIAILCGQSGCGKTTYTRLLNGLIPGFYSGDLQGIHMTCGIRAGLAPVESYVGQVGSVFQNPKTQYFNADSTDELAFPCENTGMSPARIRQRVHDVAEQFHIRHLLGRRIMTLSGGQKQQLAVAASTMLAPGLIVMDEPTSNLDMVAIRRLHDMVSRLRADGMTIVIAEHRLAWCADLADRFIVFDHGTILGEYEASDFLAMSEQRVAALGLRALDDRPYRLAVHRKLQHGGIAPDEDKRQVVIGVRGLSVGHTKRGLLGRKTPVFARDIPDFDIHEGEILGLMGSNGVGKSTLARTLCGLAAPLNGMVLLNGTKASRGALTRAGFLVMQDVNYQLFSDSVREEALLGLDGMDDAVRDRCDAVLRDLDLLDSVQRHPMSLSGGQKQRLAIACALMSDKRFIVLDEPTSGLDRLHMTQVGGLLRKLADRGKAVLVVTHDYELAALWCDRIIALEDELHNEQGEEEDRLAWTSM, encoded by the coding sequence ATGGTGAGTATCGGAAGTGATATCAATCGGATAGTCGCATGGACGCAACGGTGCTCATTCGCATATCATGCTGATGAAGCTGCTGAGGTCGATGCGCTGAATGACATCAGCTGTGCCATACCGCAAGGCGAGATTGCCATCTTATGTGGACAAAGCGGCTGTGGCAAAACCACGTACACACGTTTGCTCAATGGTCTGATACCTGGTTTCTATTCCGGCGATTTGCAGGGCATCCATATGACGTGCGGAATCCGCGCCGGATTGGCTCCTGTGGAAAGCTATGTGGGACAGGTGGGCAGCGTATTCCAGAATCCGAAGACGCAGTATTTCAATGCCGATTCCACCGATGAGCTGGCATTCCCCTGCGAGAATACGGGCATGTCTCCCGCGCGGATTCGGCAACGCGTGCATGATGTCGCGGAGCAGTTTCACATCAGGCATCTATTAGGTCGTAGGATCATGACGCTTTCAGGTGGCCAGAAGCAACAGCTTGCTGTCGCGGCATCGACCATGCTGGCTCCTGGACTCATCGTTATGGATGAGCCGACAAGTAATTTAGATATGGTGGCGATTCGCAGGCTGCATGACATGGTCTCCCGATTGAGAGCTGATGGAATGACCATCGTCATTGCCGAACACCGTCTTGCATGGTGCGCGGATTTAGCGGACCGTTTCATAGTGTTCGATCACGGTACGATTCTCGGTGAATATGAGGCGTCCGATTTTCTGGCGATGTCCGAACAGCGCGTCGCGGCATTAGGATTGCGCGCCCTCGATGACAGACCATACAGGCTTGCCGTGCATCGTAAACTCCAACATGGAGGCATTGCGCCCGACGAGGACAAGCGACAGGTCGTCATTGGTGTGCGCGGCCTGAGTGTAGGCCATACAAAGCGGGGACTTCTAGGCCGCAAGACACCCGTATTCGCACGTGATATTCCCGATTTCGACATTCACGAGGGTGAGATTCTTGGCCTTATGGGGTCGAACGGGGTTGGCAAAAGCACTTTGGCACGTACGCTATGCGGTCTTGCCGCTCCGTTGAACGGCATGGTGCTATTGAATGGGACGAAAGCGAGCCGCGGCGCTTTGACTCGTGCCGGATTTCTCGTCATGCAGGACGTCAATTACCAGCTCTTCTCCGATAGTGTTCGGGAAGAGGCATTACTGGGACTTGATGGGATGGATGACGCTGTGCGTGACCGATGCGATGCTGTGCTACGAGACCTCGACCTATTGGATTCCGTGCAGCGCCACCCGATGAGTTTATCCGGCGGTCAAAAGCAGAGGCTGGCTATAGCCTGCGCTTTGATGAGCGATAAGCGATTCATTGTTTTGGACGAACCGACCAGCGGACTGGACCGGTTGCATATGACCCAAGTCGGCGGACTTCTGCGAAAGCTCGCGGACCGTGGCAAAGCGGTGTTGGTCGTAACACATGATTATGAGCTTGCAGCGCTATGGTGCGACCGCATCATAGCGCTGGAAGACGAACTGCATAACGAACAGGGAGAAGAAGAGGATCGTCTGGCATGGACTTCAATGTGA